Within Candidatus Methanomethylicota archaeon, the genomic segment TCGTGAAGATCCAAAAGTTGTAGCTAAGGATGTCGCTGAATTTAGGAGGAGATTTAATGAGATAAAGTATTGTTTCGAGAGTGCAAAGGAAGCTTACGCCTATATACGCATAAAGTAACATTAGTACAGTAAGAACTCATCATAACCCTCCGATTAAATCATATAACAACCTCAATTATTTTATATGAAAAAAGGGTGAGTTTAGAGTTTAGGTGGTTAAAGCCATTTTTAGCAGTGTTGGATTTATTTCTCCAGCACTAAATATGTTTCCAGTTTTCACATTGTTTACTGTTATCGTTGCTGGTGAGAATTCCCCTAAATCTATGTTGTAGAAGCTGTAGTTTGCTTCCTTAAATATTTCCATGAATGTTTTGTAGTATTTGTTGGAGCTTGATGATGGAACTCTGCTAATAATGTTCTTTAAATATTCTTCGTCATCGCAATTGACAATGTAGAATGTGGATCCAGCATATCTTATAACATCGTTAACTATTCCCATGGCTTTAATCATGTTTGGATGTACTGGGGCTATTGGTGAACATCCAGATCCGAATATTATGTTCTTCGGATCGAATCCAAGTAATGTGAGTTTATGTATTCCAACTTCCACTATCCTCCCAGCTATCTGGACTGAGCCTGCTATACTTGTTGTTGGTGTTATGATGGCATAAACGTTTTCCGCTTTAACTTTACACTTTTCAGCTATATCTATTAAAACGGCATCTGGCGGTAGTTTTGGAGCTTCAATCACAATTACCGCTACATCTGCAGTTTCACCATACCCTATCTTCTCATATATCTGTTTTGGGTTTAGAATTTGATATCCAATTTTCTCATAGAAATCCTTCTTTAAAGCTACAGCCTTCGGTAGTGGTCTTTCAAGGGCTAATGCCCTTGCAGGTCCAGACCCCAATCCATAATATCCTTCTATGCATATTTCCCAATCTGCAAGTTGAGATCCCATTGTGGTTATTGAAGGGTAGTCTGTGGATACATGTATGGCTGGTAATGTTAACTGTCCATAATTCATGTTTGTTATTGATATGTTGGCTAAATCTGCTAAGCAAATTCTAGTCACATATAATCCAGCCATTAAACTACCTTTAACTTCAACTCCAGCATCTATTATTGTAGCTTTGCATGGAGCTCTATGCACCTTTACATTCAGTTCATCAGCCTTCTCAACCATTTCCATTACTATCTTCAAAGCTCTTTCATTCATATTCAATGTAATATCCATCCCCTCGATTTAAACGCTTTAAATAGTGGTAACCCAATTAATGTTGCTATAAATGCTTGTATCAGTCTTATCGCTGGATATGCAAATGGGCTTAATAAGAATAGTGTCCGCGTAGTTTTTAAGCTCAACCCATATATGCCATTATACACCTGTGGTGTAGCGAATAATGTTGTTCCAAGAGATGAATCAGTTTGATTCCCAATAAATGAAGCTATGAATAGGTATATGAACAGCTTTTTCGAATTAACACTTCCAGAACCTTCAAATTTAAAGATACCCTTCGAATATGCTCTCGCCAATGGGATTATCAATAGTAAAGCTATTATTTTATCGAAGGTGGCAGCTACACCAACATACCAATAATCAGTTAATGGTTGAACTACTGGCGTTAACCAGAATCCAATTATTATTGCGGCAAGTATTGCAAATGCTATTTTAAACTTGTTTCTAAACATTAATCCCACAATTAATGCATTTGATGCTGGGCATAGTATGAATGGTAAGCCGAAGGGGTTTGCTCCACTATAGAAGAATGCTATTAATGTACCTACAAAAGCTGCTAAAGCCCCCACAAATGGCCCTAATATGAGTCCAAATACAGATGCTATTGCTGCTTCCAATTGTATCTTTACCTGTGGTAATCCGATAACTGGGATTCCTGGAAGTCTTGATAGAATGAAGT encodes:
- the mch gene encoding methenyltetrahydromethanopterin cyclohydrolase codes for the protein MNERALKIVMEMVEKADELNVKVHRAPCKATIIDAGVEVKGSLMAGLYVTRICLADLANISITNMNYGQLTLPAIHVSTDYPSITTMGSQLADWEICIEGYYGLGSGPARALALERPLPKAVALKKDFYEKIGYQILNPKQIYEKIGYGETADVAVIVIEAPKLPPDAVLIDIAEKCKVKAENVYAIITPTTSIAGSVQIAGRIVEVGIHKLTLLGFDPKNIIFGSGCSPIAPVHPNMIKAMGIVNDVIRYAGSTFYIVNCDDEEYLKNIISRVPSSSSNKYYKTFMEIFKEANYSFYNIDLGEFSPATITVNNVKTGNIFSAGEINPTLLKMALTT
- a CDS encoding ECF transporter S component, which encodes MKSRDIALAASFAALYFILSRLPGIPVIGLPQVKIQLEAAIASVFGLILGPFVGALAAFVGTLIAFFYSGANPFGLPFILCPASNALIVGLMFRNKFKIAFAILAAIIIGFWLTPVVQPLTDYWYVGVAATFDKIIALLLIIPLARAYSKGIFKFEGSGSVNSKKLFIYLFIASFIGNQTDSSLGTTLFATPQVYNGIYGLSLKTTRTLFLLSPFAYPAIRLIQAFIATLIGLPLFKAFKSRGWILH